The window AAActtaaattaaaacatttgtgtCTAGGTTCAGTCGTTAGATTACGTTGGAAACATTTCATTCCTAAATattagaaaaataaaaaaatcttatttaGCTACATTTATTTGTCCTTAATTTGAATTGGTAGCATGAAAAcaaaatgtgtgaaatacaaTTCTACAGTAAGGGAAATGGTAGGGCTtcatagaccaattatttgtgtgtaaacattcgggatgtgcgcgcaatgtggttgcagaaaaccgggaaaggatagcattttaaatggcaaaaggaccacacggataatgcAAATAGTTATATttgaaaagaccaaaaaggtcgaggagaaCAGCCTTTGTAAGAGaaaaagcgattacccattgatctgtcacatcagaattttgatttgggtcacgaaagtcttgacatttgagtgagaatgtcgcccgtaGATAGTCggtgtcttcacgtcatgtaacaaagttcataattttccAGTTTTACGGTCAATTCAACATCTAAatagtcgagcagggcagctttcaagagatatgggaattctgcttttagcatggtccgattatttttgtgatttgtttaaaactggcaatctgagtgagactgcgtccccgtccCCGTTACAATGTGTGcacaatattgtatttatttccattctacaccagcaacgtcagggaggactgcctaatgtaaataggagcctgatgaagatagccagcttctCTGATTTCTTTAAcggagcctgtttcattcgtcaattgcctgagaaagcgacctccgatagtaacgttagccaggctagttttgcccgatcactttgTCAGGCTATTTGAGGGTAtcagggtcaagtgacttttgtgcattgacaagtgaaacgtaaatgaatttgtccaaaggccaagagccttaaaaagttaatatcaatcCCTGCAATCcaggtcaagtgacttttgtgcattgacaagtgaaacgtaaatgaatttgtccaaaggccaagagccttaaaaagttaatatcaatccctgcaatccagtggccagagatatatgatgacctgatcgaccaGGAAGAAGTTTGTttttttgcaaccgacatgcgcctgcttgacagttgtgtgacgtagggtgataattggtctattggatAAGGAGTGGTGCAAATGTAAATTGGATTGAATAACCTTGTGATACACTGAAGATGTTTGATTTGAAGTCCATTTGAAGTTAACATTTGAGATTGAAAAAAATCCTAAAAAAGAATGAAAAGGAAATTTTAGCCCAATGATGATAACATTATAAAATAGTGCAGTCCCGTGAAAATTATACTTTAAATATTTCGCtacaaaaatattatttgacAAATATTTCGTTACAAAATGCGGAACTAATGTCTTGGTTGCGAGCTTCCCACGGCCCAAAATCGAGCTGCACTAACAAGGACTGGAGTAAATGGCGCCCGTCAAGAGCAGGGTTAACTGTGGTCAGTCAGTGAAATACCTAGTTAAATTGACACGTAGCAGCCTCTCAGTCTGAGCAGGGTCAGCCCTGTGAATGGATGGTGGTCAAATTATTATGTTATATAATGGCGTGAACGAGTTTATTTGAAAGAGTTGTCATTAAAAAGGTACGGTCCAGGGTCGGACATATAATTTTTTCCTCTCCACTTGATGATGCTAACTATTTAGCACTCTGGCTAGTTGTTAGGTTTAATCCTATAATCTCTGTTAGCTTTCTGGCTATTGTCAGGGTAGTACTACAATGCCATATTGAAAGTTATTTGACattgtatataaaaaaatattttcccacGTGCATATATGGAGGCGCCAGGTACATTGCTATTTTATAACGTAGGTTAACCGGTGAATTAATCGAAAGGAAGTTGGCTACACTTCTGTACCACTCTTATTTAGCTAACGACCTCCTTAATCAGCTTGTTTATCTCGCTTCGTTTTAATCCTAGTATTTGTTTTAATGTAGTATTCTGCTAAGGTATTATAGTTATGAAACTGGTTTCCATTGCATTCACCTTCAGTCTTGATGATCAAgaacatacattttttgttttgtaaactattattgtgtaaggctgggtgtcaccctgccccccccccccctcccctacataTGCTAACATCTGGAGTTGCTAGACGGAGAATCTGCTTGATGGGTCtcacctcattgtgtaactcGCATTGCTAGTCAAATCAGTCTGACCACATCTTGATTTACTGTCGCATTGCTAGTCAATCAATCAGACTACATAAGcaagggtcaagatgtggtgtgattggttgttcttgggtataaaaggaattgtcaAACATTGTTCTGGGGATTACTCATCTCCTGAGGTCTTCTACTTAGCTCTGGCTTGTTttactcctccttcctctcctctgctttctctctgatttacaacaatcatggtagagtatgtaagatttaaagctgtcattttgtaacatgtttgccttgtaattgatttcattcatttgcaatattaTAAAATATCTATTTAATTTAACTTTACTTTAGACCACTCTTGCTATGACTTAACCCACAGTCAAAAAACTGCAATCTTGGTATTacttccattggtattggcataatttggttaatgttaataaactgttcagtttacccattGTCCTTCAAACATAGTggaatttgttttgtttttttggccaATATTAAACCCCCTATAATTGTGTTCTAATTTTAGGTCCATGAAACATCGTCACGTTTTGGAGCACTGCTAGTTCTTCTGGTGACCCTGGCAGAGGTATGGCAGAGGGGCAGAAACTCAGCAGGGCAGAAACATACATAATGGCTGGATCGAATGGACACAATGGGACGAGAAAAGCAGGCTTGAATGATACAGCAGAGCACCATACTTCCAACCACAGAATCTCAGGGATGACCCGTGTCACTTCCAGCATGAGAAACAAGTGTGCTGCCTATGTGCTGGCCCTGCGACCTTGGAGTTTCAGTTCCTCACTTACCCCGGTGGCACTGGGCAGTGCCCTGGCCTACAAGCTAGATGGCTCTGTTGACTTGGTGATCCTGATGGTGTGTGCTTTGGCGGTGTTAGTAGTGCATGGTGCAGGGAACCTGGTAAACACATACTATGACTTCTCCAAAGGGATTGACCACAAGAAGAGCGATGATCGGACTCTGGTGGATGAAATTCTGGCCCCACAGGATGTAGTCATGTTTGGAGCTGTGCTGTACTCGGTGGGGTGCttgtgtgccactctgctgtactttctctcTACTTTGCGTCTGGAGCATCTAGCGCTCATCTACTTTGGAGGGCTCTCCAGCTCTTTCCTTTACACAGGAGGTAGGTCAAATAGTACAGCGTACACACTGTAATGTAGGCAGAGTACTACTGTCATTTCTGAATTAATACTATACAGTTGATACAGTCACATAATATAGTCGACCAAAACACATTTCACTTGATGAGTTGTTTCTCACAAGGATTGTGCATTATTTGTCAATTACACCATATACATGTTTTTGAATTTGTTTATGCCATTGGACATGTTTGTTTGCACTTGTTTGCAGGCATCGGTCTAAAGTATGTGGCCCTCGGAGACATTGTGATCCTGATTACGTTTGGCCCGCTGGCGGTCATGTTTGCCCACGCTGTGCAGGTGGGCTATCTGTCGGTCCTGCCACTGGTCTATGCCGTCCCTCTGGCTCTCAACACTGAGGCTATCCTTCACAGCAACAACACTAGAGACATGGACTCTGATAAACAAGCAGGCATTGTCACACTGGCCATCCTCATTGGCCCCACACTCTCCTACATACTGTACAACCTTTTGCTGTTTGTCCCTTACGTGCTCTTTTGCATTCTGGCCACGCGCTACACCATCAGCATGGCCCTGCCTCTGCTCACTCTGCCCATGGCCTTCCCCCTGGAGAGGCAGTTCCGCAGCCAATGCTATTCCAAGATACCACAGAAGACAGCCAAGCTCAATCTCCTAATGGGACTTTTCTATGTCTTTGGGATTATTCTAGCACCTCAAGGCAGTTTACCTTTACTGTGATATATTTATTGTTTGGGAGAGGGGCtgtttttgttttaataaaGACTAGTTTATGTATGTCTTTATACTTGTAATGATTTactaaaagaggaagagaaaaaaaaggtttaattTATTGTATAATTTATAAACTTAAGATAAATGGACAACTTAGTTATGATCCTGTAATACTGAACTTATAAACAGACGTTATTCTTTCAGTATTTCGCACAGAATACTTTTGTTGGTTTAAGATGGAGAAGTATTAGTCTCACATTTGTCTGCTTTACATGTGTACCCCATTGGAAGAACCATAGATTGCCATACATTGTTGCTTACTCAGACAGTGATGCCATTATCCAAAATGTCATGTCAACCAAATAATTATCTATAAATGGTACAGTACGCTTtacaaatgtgttaattgttgaCTTTCGTTGATGAATTGCATAACTTCATTGGATTCAAATTAAACATTTTTGGAAGATAATGGAGGCTACAGAGTCTATATAATTGAGTGATACATCAGTCAAAGACCAATAAATAACTATTTGTTAACATTAACAATTAATCGTGTTAACTATTTTCTTTTCAGTGTGGTGAGTGGAAATATTTGAGACGTCGACGACTTGGCCGCTCAAACCGCTTTTACTGATGCATCTTTTCGTCAAATTGTTGAGTCATAAATATTTAAATCTTAGGCGAGAATGGTGTATGTGAACATCATCGTCAGCAGGTGGTACTAAGTTACAACAAACGGCGGGATTCTAAGACGAACGCAATGTATGGTAACGTGAACGTCGTATTGATTAGTTTTTATTGCATACATTATGTAACTGTTAAGGATGACTGCGCACATTTTACCATTTAGAATGTGAAAATAATTACACTACTTTTGTGCACGTGTGCTTAGTTTCTTGCCACGTCGTTATTATTTGGTGCCTTTAATTCGCTCAATTACACCAAGAACGATATTTATTTGGGAAATACCAATCCCCCCCCAAAATCGTGTAGTTAACCAATATGGTAGGCTTGACTAATTTACAATGACTAATATTTCCGTTTGTTGCTTCACAGGTTTGATACCACACTGGCGGTGCCAGACAGCAAATGATCAAGGCATGTCAAGTGACGCACTGCACTGCCTGAATTATGTGGGTGTGTTGCTTGTTGTTggctatgagtgtgtgtggcggTCTCGAAGCAAGCTATCTTTGCTAGCCTGTTAGCTAACATCAAACACACCCGCAAGCGAGCGAAACAAAAAGCTGTCAACATGGCCTTGAACGCTTTTTTAGAACTACACCTAGCCACTAATCAAAGACGTTTCGTATAAGGTAAGTACACTATGAGAAAAGCTCAGATAAAAAGAAACACTTGCTTAGGTTGTTTTCATGTGCTAACGGTAGAGCTAGCTTGATCTGACAGTGTGTTTTAATGCAAGCGCTGCCACTTACACtcggctagctagctacttggttAGCTAGTTTGTAAGTCATAGGCACCATTGCATGCAATATCACTCTGAAAGCGTTGCTCAGTTCACGTTACCAAGTGAGATAATTTATTTAGTACATTGTAACAGATGCAATCTAAGCAAGCAAAAATATCAAATGTCAACCGAGTTTAATCGTGATGATTGGCCCTGACCGTGTTTTACTTTAAATCCACGCGGCTCATATAGCCCTGTCATTTCAGTGGTTAGAGAAGGTGTAGAGCCAGGTTTTGACAGTCTTTTGTCAATTTAACATGCTTGCGGTCTGTAACCCGGTGGCTGAATATTAAATTGTATGATTTATGTGTTTTCTATAAAGGTTAATGATCAATGTCTAAATGCATAACAATTGCTAGATTTTGTTGTTGACTGGAATAACCACAACATAATGTATTAACATGAACAATGGAACTTAGGGTATTAACGAAAGCTCCATGTCTCTGGACATGGATGGGGGTTACTTGTATAATGGATGTAGTCTAGTAAAAGAGTAGAGTTTGATTTAGATTAACTCAAGTCTCTCACCCAAGCTATTAGTCAGTGAGTCTTTAGTCAGTGTGTCTTtaagaagttaaatcagttcTAACTGCCACCACATTGGcaatgttttgtttaaaaagGAAGTTTCGATGGAGCTCATACAGAAATTCTCAAGGTAGGTTGTGGGGACTTGGGATACattattgtattttgtatataCAAATCATAGAGTGGGTTTAGCTTATATCCCAATGCTGTCTCTTGTGTACAAGGATTAGAAGATAACACAGTATTTTATCATTTGTTCTAGACTCAGCTGAGTTTGTACCACAAGTATACCCCAAAATAGCTCTTGCAAATATATTCTTGCTGTTGCAGAACGTTTTTGCTAATTATTATCAACTGACATGACACAACTGTTTTATGATTAGCTGTTAAAGGACTGTGAGATATGCTTAGTTTTAAATATTGGGATATTCATCATAAAGGCCACAATTTTGGGACCACTTTACCTTTTTGGTAGATCATTAGATCAAATGTGGTCCACACATTTGCATTTCACAAAATTAATAGAATATCATACTTATATCACCTGGGACCCCCGGGTCCCTGCAGTAGAGGAGCTGTGTGAACTGAACACCTCTTCTGTTCCTGAACTTGCTTGTCTGGCTCATTGTACAGACAAAACTGTCTTTGTTTTacgagacagagagcagagtaGCAGACTTCATTACAGAAGTCTGTCTCCTCTGAGGCTGCACGCCACCACCCCTTTCATCCCCCTTTCATTGGCCAGTCAGCGGCTAAGGATATCAGATGCATATGTGTCAGTGGTATCTTGAGTGCCAGTGCCCAGTAGTATGCAGTGTGGTTGGTAGTAAAACATACCTCTCACAGTTGTTGCCACATTTAAAGGACTGTTCAAGGCTGAAAGTGTGCATACGTGTGCATAGACACGTACTATTTCCTCTGCCttcccactaacacacacacaattgtacAGCCAACCAGGAATTGAAAATTAGAATCATGGCAGGTGCTCATTCATCAagtccccctcttcccccgccCATTTCCTTCTCCTAGAGAGGCACACTCCCCTCTCCAAACACTccgcctctccctttctctacccTGCTTtcatcacccctccccctacTCTATATTCCCTGCCCGTCTGTTGACTGTATCCCTGGGGTATGAAGAAGGCAGGCTTTAGAATGTTGTCCTTCTTACctacatgttttgtgtgtgcatgttgagcGGAGCATACATACGAGTTCAAATCATCTTGCGTGTATGAgaaaggtggtgtgtgtgtgtgtatagtactgGTCGGCCTGAATGCGCTGCTTATTGGacaaccactctgccccccctgtcagcttcctcctcctcctttgatAATCCTTGCTGACACGGCGCACAAAGGACTAAACTCTGGCCGCATCCTTCGTCCAGCAGggctctctccactctccctgctgcattctcctcttcttcctcctccagctctgatTGAATCCACCCTGGCTGTCTTCCTCACTGACGGTAGCAGCACCATGCTGTTGCCGTAACACTGTCCTTCCTGCCTGTGTTGCTGCTACATCACGTCTCTGGAATACTCggctgcctcttcctcctccccctcttcctcctcatctggTCCATTCTGAGGGCTCCACGGAGCAGGATTCTCGCCTCCAGGCATTCGTTTGGCTTTTTCTTTGCTGGAAAGGGTTCCAGTTACTGGTGGGACTGGCGGTCTCACTCACCATCTTGCACAAGGAGCcgagtcctctcctcccccaggtttTTGTCTCTTGCTCGTCGTGCAAAAATCTATTCCAACAGGTAAACCCGTGTCTCAAGCTTTGTATATTTAGCTAGCTGCAATGACATTCCCAGGGACGTCAGACCGTTTTTCTCCTAATGCATCCTTTGTTAGACAATGCAGTTCATTTCTTGTGCTCTCACTTTTGCCGTTCTCACTTTATTGTTTTGGTTCAAAGGCTCATTGAATAttaatgagtgtgtttgttttttgagtAATTCTCTAATAAATGAAAGACTCTGTAGCCTAGATGTATACCgcatagttttttttattggtttaaaataaatattggatCCTCAGCCATAATATAATATTCAGGGCACATAGAACGAGAGACCTATGATACATGAGTGTCATCAATGAAGCAAGCATTACCATGGCTACGGTATTAACACTGTGCCATCTAGCCCACTGCTGAAAACTGTAGTAAAGCCAGCAGACAGGCATCTGATCACCTGCAGTTGTTGTGTAATAAGCAGGggatcacacacaggcacatgtgTTTGCTAAGACCTACAAATAGAAACCCATTGTTGCCCCTCTATTTCTCTGACTGTGCTTTAAGGTCTTTATTAGGAACATTGTGTGGCAGAACTCGTTTGTCACTCGTTTGTGTAAATATAGGTGCCAAGACGGATATTTGAGCAGAATAGATAAGTTATTCAGAATATCTTTTCTT of the Hypomesus transpacificus isolate Combined female chromosome 18, fHypTra1, whole genome shotgun sequence genome contains:
- the ubiad1 gene encoding ubiA prenyltransferase domain-containing protein 1, whose product is MAEGQKLSRAETYIMAGSNGHNGTRKAGLNDTAEHHTSNHRISGMTRVTSSMRNKCAAYVLALRPWSFSSSLTPVALGSALAYKLDGSVDLVILMVCALAVLVVHGAGNLVNTYYDFSKGIDHKKSDDRTLVDEILAPQDVVMFGAVLYSVGCLCATLLYFLSTLRLEHLALIYFGGLSSSFLYTGGIGLKYVALGDIVILITFGPLAVMFAHAVQVGYLSVLPLVYAVPLALNTEAILHSNNTRDMDSDKQAGIVTLAILIGPTLSYILYNLLLFVPYVLFCILATRYTISMALPLLTLPMAFPLERQFRSQCYSKIPQKTAKLNLLMGLFYVFGIILAPQGSLPLL